One Coffea arabica cultivar ET-39 chromosome 5e, Coffea Arabica ET-39 HiFi, whole genome shotgun sequence DNA segment encodes these proteins:
- the LOC113743830 gene encoding uncharacterized protein At4g26485-like, translating to MNNNKKKERWIQHYSSSHKILLIGEGDFSFSACLAKAFRNAANMVATCLHTKGGLLVVMEMLPVRHWTSTAHLQDLEKLGCLVLYEVDVHNMNEHPDLKQMKFDVILFNFPHAGHYSWLHERDSILIRMHQDLIAAYFKTAKEMVQEEGEIHVTVRDDYPYNTWEVEKLAECAGLQLKDKVEFRQENYPGYHNKRGGNINCNKKFPLKACYTYKFTLKVSAVEISDGSEVNDSASSELTSIITTVEDLQI from the exons ATGAATaataacaagaaaaaagaaagatggattCAGCACTATAGCAGTTCCCATAAGATACTGTTAATAGGTGAAggagatttttcattttctgctTGTTTAGCCAAAGCCTTTCGCAATGCTGCTAACATGGTGGCAACATGTCTTCATACTAAAGGTGGTTTATTAGTAGTTATGG AGATGTTGCCGGTGAGGCATTGGACAAGCACAGCACATCTGCAGGACTTGGAAAAATTGGGATGCCTAGTTTTGTATGAAGTTGATGTACACAACATGAACGAGCATCCAGATTTgaagcaaatgaaatttgatgtcATACTATTTAACTTTCCGCACGCAGGGCATTATTCTTGGTTGCATGAAAGAGACTCCATTCTTATTCG GATGCACCAAGATCTGATAGCAGCTTACTTCAAAACAGCCAAAGAAATGGTGCAAGAAGAAGGTGAAATTCATGTAACTGTTAGGGATGATTATCCCTACAACACATGGGAAGTTGAGAAGCTAGCAGAATGTGCAGGTTTACAACTGAAAGACAAAGTTGAATTTAGACAGGAGAACTATCCGGGGTACCATAACAAGAGAGGAGGCAACATAAATTGTAACAAAAAATTTCCACTGAAAGCATGTTACACTTACAAATTCACTTTGAAAGTGAGTGCTGTGGAGATTAGTGATGGCAGCGAAGTGAATGACAGTGCCAGCAGTGAACTCACTAGTATTATAACCACAGTGGAGGATCTACAAATTTGA